In one Solidesulfovibrio fructosivorans JJ] genomic region, the following are encoded:
- a CDS encoding CHAT domain-containing protein codes for MPLELMIAGQHITLLAGGKTYPPRQLDETAVAALSGFAASYSDLVPKENNRDGLLALGRRLFEWLDGDDRRLRTSLEQYQPPCVLEVICSSHKPNAAESAVLDAPWEILADDSGFLAESFSLGFSPVRRVQRAQKPNLADNLRLGLVFMAASPRGADMLDYEAEEAAILQAVGEQRIDLVVEESGELDQLGHKLAALQPMTVLHLSCHGSNEPYPLLALEDEKGDCKPAKASDLALTLRATTPRLLFLSACLTSALPGQSETGPAQSLAAELARAGQPAVLGWNGSVGDSAATLFATELYKSLSDGHPLEDALFVARFRLLENTELKRNDWHLARLWVGERGGGVLVGGTKERSLLPATHGHKELLGKKQDVPVAAHEMFVGRRRELKEGLRVLAGQDNAGLLLLGMGRLGKSSLAARLANRRPDLALAVVHGEFGGALAILQALEEALGDSPDARRIIASAKATVAREPESLGEVLQQLLCGDNAPCCKDKPVLLVLDDLEQILDAPADDLSPHRVKTAYSGILQALLTACNPNLTKSRLLFTSRFAFGLGGLETKLHSIQLAAFKTKEQHKLLLHQRNAATMAEAEEAARGILAKRALAASRGNPGLQDLLVGKFVLKADVPVAKAESALDQMEAYLDGGKLPEQEEMRLFLENLAVQTLLDLAGDCGRALLRAAMLFKTPVPEAIIAILAKAVGGNVGHLRGLGLLEPYEDLANPAVTALAGNALATARIDPLQEAEARLLVKLVLEPLFQAWGSEDRNNTPVPTDIELFRLGLLAGNAPIVAACSRGAMAGLIHKVGNLATAQMGQAALALCQEKAIETPVILLRRTAQACFAAGQVDNAKALLSQLEKQLEHTLIHGERVSISDMMAPYFEYGNILLQQGNLTEAEVKYRHMYTLANDASMDREKAIALIQITSILIARRQYDEALNNIQHQALPIFEKHRDTRSIAACYGQIADIYEANNQLKDAMDIRQQQQLPIYTKFDDSREISLCLGKIANIKVAFCQLDEAMKLQIKRLKINRKLNDKIGISASLWSIAKILLEKDQKKAVLYIISKAYKIATDMGTTDGIATIGYTLGELLVRGGKHEEGIDVLQRSIAGFRHLGREEEAQKTEALLAQARKFIADIPKED; via the coding sequence ATGCCGCTCGAGTTGATGATCGCAGGCCAGCACATAACCCTTCTCGCAGGTGGCAAGACCTATCCTCCCCGCCAGCTTGACGAAACCGCCGTCGCCGCACTGTCCGGATTTGCCGCAAGCTATAGCGATCTCGTTCCCAAGGAGAACAACCGGGACGGGTTGTTGGCCCTTGGCCGTAGGCTGTTCGAGTGGCTCGACGGTGATGATCGACGTTTAAGGACTTCGCTGGAGCAATACCAGCCGCCCTGTGTCCTGGAGGTTATCTGCAGCAGCCACAAGCCCAATGCGGCGGAATCGGCCGTTCTCGACGCTCCATGGGAGATACTAGCTGATGACTCCGGTTTTCTGGCTGAAAGCTTCAGTCTGGGCTTTTCGCCCGTGCGACGCGTGCAACGAGCACAAAAGCCGAACCTCGCCGACAATCTCCGCCTGGGCTTGGTGTTTATGGCCGCCTCGCCGCGTGGAGCGGATATGCTCGATTACGAAGCCGAGGAGGCCGCCATTCTCCAGGCCGTGGGAGAGCAGCGCATTGACCTTGTGGTGGAGGAAAGCGGCGAACTGGACCAACTCGGGCATAAACTTGCGGCCTTGCAGCCTATGACCGTGCTGCATCTGTCGTGTCACGGCAGCAATGAGCCGTATCCTCTGCTCGCTTTGGAAGACGAAAAAGGGGATTGCAAACCGGCCAAAGCTTCCGATTTGGCCTTGACGCTGCGAGCGACCACTCCTCGTCTGCTCTTTTTATCCGCCTGCCTGACGTCCGCCCTGCCGGGACAATCGGAAACGGGACCGGCCCAATCCCTTGCCGCCGAATTGGCTCGCGCCGGACAGCCGGCCGTCCTCGGCTGGAACGGCTCTGTCGGCGATAGTGCCGCAACTCTTTTCGCCACGGAACTCTACAAATCACTTTCCGACGGCCACCCCCTGGAAGATGCCCTCTTTGTGGCCCGGTTCCGCTTGCTTGAAAATACCGAGCTCAAGCGCAACGACTGGCATCTGGCCCGTCTGTGGGTGGGAGAGCGCGGCGGCGGCGTGTTGGTTGGCGGCACGAAGGAACGCTCGCTGCTGCCGGCAACCCACGGACACAAGGAATTGCTCGGCAAGAAGCAGGACGTGCCGGTGGCCGCGCATGAAATGTTTGTGGGCCGTCGGCGCGAGCTCAAGGAAGGCTTGCGCGTATTGGCCGGGCAGGACAATGCCGGCTTGCTGCTCTTGGGCATGGGTCGCCTGGGCAAGTCGAGTCTGGCGGCTCGATTGGCAAACCGCCGCCCGGATCTGGCGCTTGCCGTCGTGCATGGCGAATTCGGCGGTGCGTTGGCCATCTTGCAGGCCTTGGAGGAAGCATTAGGTGACAGTCCGGATGCCCGGAGAATCATCGCCTCCGCAAAAGCCACTGTGGCCCGAGAGCCCGAATCGCTGGGAGAAGTCCTGCAACAACTGCTTTGTGGCGACAACGCCCCGTGTTGCAAGGACAAGCCGGTGCTGCTGGTTCTCGACGACCTCGAACAAATTTTGGATGCGCCAGCCGACGACCTCAGCCCGCACCGGGTCAAGACAGCGTACAGCGGTATCCTGCAAGCCCTTCTGACCGCATGCAATCCGAACTTGACCAAAAGCCGTCTGCTCTTCACCAGTCGGTTCGCTTTTGGCCTGGGCGGCCTTGAAACGAAACTCCATTCCATCCAACTTGCGGCCTTTAAGACCAAGGAGCAGCACAAACTTTTGCTGCATCAGCGCAATGCCGCCACCATGGCCGAAGCCGAGGAAGCCGCCAGGGGCATCCTGGCAAAACGCGCCCTTGCCGCTTCCCGGGGCAACCCCGGCTTGCAAGATCTGCTGGTCGGCAAATTCGTGCTAAAGGCCGACGTGCCGGTCGCGAAGGCCGAAAGCGCTCTGGATCAGATGGAAGCCTACCTTGACGGCGGCAAGCTGCCCGAGCAGGAAGAGATGCGGCTCTTTTTGGAGAATCTGGCAGTGCAGACGCTGCTCGATCTGGCCGGGGATTGCGGGCGGGCGCTCCTGCGGGCGGCCATGCTCTTTAAAACGCCCGTGCCCGAAGCCATTATTGCGATCCTGGCCAAAGCGGTCGGCGGCAACGTGGGGCATCTTCGCGGCCTGGGCCTGCTGGAGCCGTATGAGGACCTTGCCAATCCGGCAGTCACAGCACTGGCGGGCAACGCCCTGGCGACCGCGCGAATTGACCCATTGCAGGAAGCAGAAGCCAGGCTCTTAGTAAAACTCGTGCTAGAACCACTTTTCCAAGCCTGGGGTAGCGAGGATCGCAACAACACGCCTGTACCCACAGACATCGAACTTTTCCGGTTGGGGCTGCTAGCGGGAAACGCTCCTATCGTGGCTGCTTGCAGTCGGGGTGCCATGGCAGGTCTCATCCACAAGGTCGGCAATCTTGCAACAGCACAAATGGGACAAGCCGCCTTGGCTTTATGCCAGGAAAAGGCCATCGAAACTCCTGTCATCCTGCTACGCCGTACCGCTCAAGCATGCTTCGCTGCTGGGCAAGTAGACAATGCTAAAGCATTACTGTCGCAACTGGAAAAACAACTGGAACACACACTGATACATGGCGAAAGAGTGTCTATATCCGACATGATGGCACCATACTTTGAATATGGCAACATCTTACTTCAACAGGGCAACCTTACAGAAGCTGAGGTTAAGTACCGTCATATGTATACCCTTGCCAATGACGCCAGCATGGACCGTGAGAAAGCTATTGCCCTGATCCAGATAACAAGCATCCTCATAGCCAGAAGGCAATACGACGAAGCACTCAACAACATTCAACATCAAGCGCTTCCAATTTTTGAGAAGCATCGTGACACAAGATCCATCGCAGCGTGCTATGGTCAAATTGCCGATATTTACGAAGCCAACAACCAGCTCAAAGATGCTATGGACATTCGCCAACAACAGCAACTACCAATCTATACTAAATTCGATGACTCTCGCGAAATATCTTTATGTCTTGGCAAGATTGCTAATATTAAAGTGGCGTTCTGCCAACTCGACGAAGCTATGAAACTGCAAATCAAACGCCTTAAAATAAATAGAAAGCTTAACGACAAAATAGGCATTTCTGCATCATTGTGGTCTATTGCCAAGATTCTCCTTGAGAAGGACCAAAAAAAAGCTGTTTTATATATTATCTCCAAGGCCTACAAAATAGCCACAGACATGGGCACAACAGATGGTATTGCCACCATTGGATATACATTAGGTGAATTACTTGTCAGAGGCGGCAAACACGAAGAAGGCATTGATGTGCTACAACGCAGTATCGCTGGATTCCGGCATCTAGGGCGAGAAGAGGAGGCTCAGAAGACCGAAGCTTTATTAGCTCAGGCTCGGAAATTCATCGCCGATATCCCCAAGGAGGACTGA